One genomic segment of Rhodothermales bacterium includes these proteins:
- the porV gene encoding type IX secretion system outer membrane channel protein PorV: MLTPLLAGAARRVLLALLLTPILGAGSALAQQIVYTTAVPFLQIEPDSRAAGMGNAGVALADNASAIFWNPAGLAAQEGAEVSLTHAQWLPAITSDLFYEHLTGKYQLEGIGTFGAHITFLNLGEQEYRDENNVNLGTFRSYELATGASYGRQVTRGLALGTGVRLIYSNLSGGRSVGETQTKAGVSVGVDLGALYTFKPVELGSVPLTTKLGFNLANMGPAIGYTVGDSGRNDPIPTNLRFGGAVSAQLDEFNKLNFAVDFNKTLVDFDSTGAKSFAEAIFSSWKSIRVASGQDPVDPDDPTTFEEVGVLRQITIGTGMEYWYNDLFAFRTGFFYEDPYNGNRKFLTFGAGIRYNLIGVDFSYIYPLEDESPLANTLRFSLLLNVLR; the protein is encoded by the coding sequence ATGCTTACCCCTCTCCTCGCCGGCGCTGCGCGCCGCGTCCTCCTCGCCCTCCTGCTGACCCCGATTCTCGGGGCCGGGAGCGCGCTGGCGCAGCAGATCGTGTATACGACGGCCGTGCCGTTCCTCCAGATCGAGCCCGACAGCCGGGCGGCTGGGATGGGCAACGCGGGCGTCGCCCTCGCCGATAACGCGAGCGCCATCTTCTGGAACCCCGCCGGCCTCGCCGCGCAGGAGGGGGCCGAGGTGTCACTGACGCACGCGCAGTGGCTCCCCGCCATCACGTCGGACCTCTTCTACGAGCACCTCACGGGCAAGTACCAGCTCGAAGGGATCGGGACGTTCGGGGCCCACATCACCTTCCTCAACCTCGGCGAGCAGGAGTACCGCGACGAGAACAACGTGAACCTCGGGACTTTCCGCTCCTACGAACTCGCCACCGGCGCCTCGTACGGACGGCAGGTGACGCGCGGGCTCGCGCTCGGGACCGGCGTTCGGCTGATCTATTCGAACCTCTCCGGCGGCCGGTCGGTCGGGGAGACGCAGACGAAGGCGGGCGTGTCGGTCGGTGTCGACCTCGGCGCGCTCTACACCTTCAAGCCCGTCGAGCTCGGCAGCGTCCCGCTCACGACGAAGCTCGGGTTCAACCTCGCCAACATGGGCCCCGCCATCGGTTACACGGTCGGCGACAGCGGCCGCAACGACCCGATCCCGACGAACCTCCGCTTCGGCGGCGCCGTCAGCGCGCAGCTCGACGAGTTCAACAAGCTGAACTTCGCCGTCGACTTCAACAAGACGCTCGTGGACTTCGACAGCACGGGTGCGAAGTCGTTCGCCGAGGCCATCTTCTCGTCGTGGAAGAGCATCCGCGTCGCGAGCGGCCAGGACCCCGTGGACCCCGACGACCCGACGACGTTCGAGGAGGTCGGCGTGCTCCGGCAGATCACGATCGGGACCGGGATGGAGTACTGGTACAACGACCTGTTCGCCTTCCGCACGGGCTTCTTCTACGAGGACCCGTACAACGGCAACCGGAAGTTCCTCACCTTCGGCGCGGGCATCCGGTACAACCTCATCGGCGTGGACTTCTCGTACATCTATCCCCTCGAGGACGAGTCGCCGCTCGCCAACACGCTCCGGTTCTCGCTGCTGCTGAACGTGCTGCGGTAG